One part of the uncultured Celeribacter sp. genome encodes these proteins:
- a CDS encoding aldolase catalytic domain-containing protein gives MNKIFDAAGMVHLDCTLRDGGYYNAWDFSKELIEEYLQAMAAVGVDVVELGFRFLANNDFKGPCAFATDDFIRGLDVPERLTIGVMVNAADLLTDLGLGASLEKLFPNSASDSPVELVRIACHAHEFERILPAIDWLAQKGYRVGLNLMQISEQKFETINSIATAASAHSVEVLYFADSLGSMTPEDVVRIVGWFRTSWDGPLGIHTHDNMGLALSNTLTAIGRGISWIDSTVTGMGRGPGNARTEELAIELGDVRAPISGMKVLMALIGRHFAPMKRRHQWGSNPYYYLAGKYSIHPTYVQEMLSDPRYSDDDIVAVIEHLRRLGGQKYNAAVLEEARTFYAGPAKGEWNPKQKLENREVLLLGTGPGAERYRDALEDYVRRAGPVVIALNTQTAIAPEMIDLRIACHPVRLLADSHHHLCLPQPLVTPASMLPKPIREALAQKELLDFGLVVEPGVFFFGEFHCVTPNSLVLSYALALCAAGNATRVLMAGFDGYPPGDARNDETADILLKFNANSDLPLLAVTPTCHRLASASIYAL, from the coding sequence GTGAATAAAATTTTTGACGCTGCTGGGATGGTTCACCTTGACTGCACTTTGCGCGATGGGGGGTATTATAATGCTTGGGACTTTTCCAAGGAGCTGATCGAAGAATACCTGCAGGCGATGGCCGCTGTCGGTGTAGATGTCGTAGAGCTTGGTTTTCGTTTTCTGGCTAACAATGATTTCAAAGGCCCATGTGCATTTGCTACGGACGATTTTATTCGGGGCCTGGATGTTCCCGAGCGGCTTACTATCGGGGTCATGGTCAATGCAGCCGATCTACTTACTGACCTAGGGCTTGGAGCTTCGCTTGAGAAGCTTTTCCCCAATTCGGCTTCCGACAGTCCCGTTGAATTGGTGCGCATTGCCTGCCACGCTCATGAATTCGAGCGGATATTGCCGGCTATCGACTGGCTTGCTCAGAAAGGCTATCGCGTTGGCCTCAATTTAATGCAGATTTCTGAGCAAAAGTTCGAGACGATCAATTCCATTGCCACAGCGGCGAGTGCCCACTCAGTCGAAGTACTTTATTTCGCAGATAGTCTAGGAAGCATGACGCCCGAAGATGTGGTGCGCATTGTGGGGTGGTTCCGCACGAGTTGGGATGGCCCTCTAGGCATCCATACTCACGACAATATGGGCTTGGCGTTGTCCAACACATTGACTGCGATTGGGCGTGGTATCTCTTGGATTGACAGTACTGTGACCGGTATGGGACGTGGCCCCGGTAACGCGCGTACCGAAGAACTTGCGATCGAGCTGGGAGACGTGCGTGCCCCAATTTCTGGGATGAAAGTGTTGATGGCGCTTATCGGGCGTCATTTCGCCCCGATGAAGCGGAGACATCAGTGGGGATCAAATCCGTACTATTACCTTGCTGGCAAGTATTCGATCCATCCGACATATGTTCAGGAGATGCTCAGTGACCCGCGCTACTCAGATGATGATATCGTTGCTGTAATTGAACATCTGAGACGACTCGGAGGCCAAAAATACAACGCTGCTGTGCTGGAGGAGGCGCGCACTTTCTATGCCGGGCCAGCAAAGGGTGAGTGGAACCCAAAACAAAAGCTGGAAAACCGCGAAGTCTTGCTGCTCGGGACTGGTCCTGGGGCGGAGCGATACCGTGATGCATTGGAAGACTATGTGCGTAGAGCGGGGCCCGTGGTCATAGCCCTCAATACGCAAACCGCAATTGCGCCCGAAATGATCGATCTGCGTATCGCATGCCACCCGGTTCGTCTTCTTGCTGACAGCCATCACCATCTATGTTTGCCTCAGCCATTGGTTACGCCCGCATCGATGTTGCCCAAACCAATCCGGGAGGCACTGGCCCAGAAGGAACTTCTTGATTTTGGCCTTGTCGTTGAGCCGGGAGTATTCTTCTTTGGCGAGTTCCATTGTGTGACGCCGAATTCCTTAGTGCTTTCTTATGCTTTGGCGCTATGTGCGGCTGGCAATGCTACGCGGGTGCTGATGGCGGGCTTCGATGGTTATCCGCCAGGTGATGCGCGTAACGATGAAACTGCCGATATCTTGCTCAAGTTCAACGCTAATAGCGATCTGCCACTGCTTGCCGTCACGCCCACTTGCCACCGTCTAGCATCTGCTAGCATTTATGCCCTGTAG
- a CDS encoding oligosaccharide flippase family protein, producing the protein MTDTQVSRAKNSFMSSLLGTSLASAGLLVVTFFSGIILARVLGPEARGEYGAILMLAQTGAAIGTFSFFEGAIVVIRQKGCDARAMLPTLLPVAVMLTFATACAMLIFFIVDPGMQTVSKLEVYVIAVLVVVANSISAMFSAVERSQMRFKLVNFSRLLAPAIFSALLLGSCFFDPGGLSTLSVLFLFLISKVPFQIFWIAKYLRDLIGWPSLSVAGAALMLGVRLHFAAVLTLLSGQLDRLFGIGLWPKEQLGQYFVAFSVVGAGYSVVTTAMKTVVFPYLSGLSDADRTRQVAGLLKATVLCSIAIVVVGGVVIPVAVPLVYGQAYSKAAHYAFLLLFSMSVVPLQAMIFEAHRSRGRSLASTIMSLAPIIGMLIGFWATSYSDPESLIRAYGLANTLSVAVGIFFLLRSGDIKSSRDLVPGKEELKLVLALLGRR; encoded by the coding sequence ATGACAGATACTCAAGTGTCCCGAGCGAAAAATTCTTTTATGTCGTCTCTTCTAGGGACTTCTTTAGCGAGTGCAGGCTTGCTCGTGGTAACTTTTTTTTCTGGAATTATTCTTGCTCGGGTTCTTGGTCCCGAGGCTCGTGGCGAGTATGGTGCAATATTGATGTTGGCACAGACAGGTGCTGCTATAGGGACGTTTTCCTTTTTCGAAGGGGCGATTGTTGTGATCCGCCAGAAGGGTTGCGATGCTCGCGCTATGTTGCCCACACTACTGCCGGTCGCTGTAATGTTAACGTTCGCAACTGCCTGTGCGATGCTCATTTTCTTTATCGTTGATCCGGGGATGCAGACCGTTAGCAAACTTGAGGTTTACGTGATCGCCGTGCTTGTCGTCGTGGCCAACTCAATTTCCGCTATGTTCAGCGCGGTTGAACGAAGCCAGATGAGATTTAAACTGGTGAATTTTTCAAGGTTGTTGGCGCCTGCAATTTTCAGTGCTTTACTCCTTGGCTCTTGTTTTTTTGATCCGGGAGGTCTTTCGACGCTTTCAGTCTTATTTTTGTTTCTGATCTCCAAGGTTCCGTTTCAGATTTTCTGGATAGCAAAATACCTGCGCGATTTGATCGGATGGCCGAGCCTTTCAGTCGCCGGTGCTGCTTTGATGTTGGGCGTTCGATTGCATTTTGCAGCGGTACTCACCCTACTGTCGGGACAACTAGACCGTTTGTTCGGTATCGGTTTGTGGCCCAAGGAGCAACTTGGGCAATACTTTGTCGCCTTCTCTGTAGTTGGCGCAGGTTATTCTGTGGTTACAACGGCTATGAAAACGGTGGTTTTCCCATATCTTTCAGGTCTCAGCGACGCGGATCGGACGCGCCAAGTCGCGGGGCTTTTGAAAGCTACGGTTTTGTGCAGCATTGCCATCGTTGTTGTCGGTGGCGTTGTGATCCCTGTCGCGGTGCCGTTGGTATATGGGCAAGCCTATTCAAAAGCCGCGCACTATGCTTTTTTGTTGCTTTTCAGTATGTCTGTAGTCCCACTGCAAGCTATGATCTTCGAAGCGCACCGGTCCCGGGGGCGAAGCTTGGCATCAACAATCATGTCTCTCGCGCCAATTATTGGAATGCTTATTGGTTTTTGGGCGACGTCCTATAGCGACCCAGAAAGTCTTATTAGGGCTTATGGCCTCGCGAATACTCTATCCGTAGCGGTGGGTATCTTTTTCCTTTTACGGTCTGGAGACATAAAGTCGTCGCGCGATCTCGTCCCAGGCAAAGAGGAACTCAAATTGGTGTTGGCTCTTTTGGGTCGACGATGA
- a CDS encoding polysaccharide pyruvyl transferase family protein → MSTRPTIAVENSTWNNIGDAFYQESLISAFRKAFPAANVVSMDGPSARAFRIGWVGSDPFEARMRTVADHYVFSGPIIGPNFMRLYAPQIEAIVRAGKSYSLISVRSGVNGEALDVVREFLRKHPPRAIYTRDPSSLVRLSGIVDQECSGPCFAFFVSKLNGIPDVSEDRPYLALSVYTSREPCLVSENNSQSIGKLSIDWRDPPKSRRWRVLRHLEWHSSLRMEQSVPFGIVRPVQSHSRLSHVTFARPNSYISYNPLCYLGIIKGCAAVISDRVHAGVSALSFGRAMHVRPLDERYDLFTDIPLQRVGEFQTLDTQFVDDKFEEAITWLQNIEF, encoded by the coding sequence ATGAGTACTAGACCAACTATAGCGGTTGAAAATTCGACTTGGAATAACATCGGGGATGCATTTTATCAAGAAAGCCTCATCAGTGCATTTCGAAAGGCATTTCCTGCTGCCAACGTGGTCAGCATGGATGGCCCTAGTGCTAGGGCATTTCGGATTGGCTGGGTCGGTTCCGATCCGTTCGAGGCCCGCATGCGTACGGTTGCAGATCATTATGTTTTTTCCGGGCCGATTATTGGACCCAATTTCATGAGGCTTTATGCTCCACAGATTGAGGCCATTGTTCGAGCGGGAAAGAGCTACAGTTTGATCAGCGTCCGCTCAGGCGTGAATGGCGAAGCTTTAGATGTGGTGCGGGAGTTCTTGCGGAAGCATCCCCCACGCGCAATTTACACGCGCGACCCTTCATCCTTGGTCAGATTGTCGGGCATCGTGGATCAAGAATGCAGTGGCCCTTGCTTTGCTTTCTTTGTCTCCAAGCTTAATGGCATTCCCGACGTGTCGGAGGACAGGCCTTATCTGGCTCTTAGTGTTTATACCTCGCGTGAACCGTGTCTTGTCTCTGAGAATAACAGCCAGTCTATCGGCAAGCTGTCGATAGACTGGCGAGATCCTCCCAAAAGCCGTAGGTGGAGAGTGTTGCGGCATCTGGAGTGGCATTCTAGCCTAAGAATGGAACAATCAGTACCTTTCGGTATTGTGCGCCCCGTTCAAAGCCACAGTCGGCTATCGCATGTCACTTTCGCTCGGCCTAATTCGTATATTTCCTACAATCCCTTATGCTACCTAGGAATTATTAAGGGCTGTGCCGCCGTTATAAGTGATCGCGTTCATGCAGGGGTGAGTGCCCTTTCTTTTGGGCGTGCGATGCATGTGCGCCCTCTTGACGAACGTTATGATCTATTCACCGATATTCCTCTCCAAAGGGTTGGTGAATTCCAAACTCTAGATACTCAATTTGTCGACGATAAATTTGAAGAGGCCATTACATGGCTACAAAACATAGAGTTTTGA
- a CDS encoding MarR family EPS-associated transcriptional regulator, producing the protein MTEKRKALQEDMRFRVLRALEEKPDMSQRDLARHLGVSVGQTHYQLRALAEKGFIKIRNFSNSRNKMNYSYLLTKRGVSEKMALTHRFLERKRLEYELLKAEISSLEEEVALGVDMAPRGMEED; encoded by the coding sequence ATGACCGAAAAACGCAAAGCTTTACAGGAAGACATGAGATTTCGCGTCTTGCGTGCTCTTGAAGAAAAGCCGGACATGTCCCAGCGCGACCTGGCGCGCCATCTGGGCGTCAGTGTCGGGCAGACCCATTACCAGCTGCGCGCATTGGCCGAGAAGGGGTTTATCAAGATCCGAAACTTCTCCAACTCGCGCAACAAGATGAACTACAGCTATCTGCTGACGAAGCGGGGCGTGTCCGAGAAAATGGCCCTGACGCATCGGTTCCTAGAGCGCAAACGCCTGGAGTATGAGCTGTTGAAGGCGGAAATTTCTTCACTGGAAGAGGAAGTGGCGCTCGGGGTGGATATGGCGCCGCGTGGGATGGAGGAAGATTGA
- a CDS encoding MATE family efflux transporter produces MSAGPAPNAVENRFLTRPVGRLFLSNALPMAVVMSTGGLLNVIDGIFVGRFVGAHALAAVSLAFPIVMLLTALTTLAGGGMSSLLARHLGAGSRRAAGEVFAGGHGLALTLSVVLIVASLIIGPSILSALAAGDAALAGSAQNYLLILIIGAPIQFGLGLHADALRNEGRAGHIALLSVLVNLLNVGANFITIVILGMGVAGSALGTVGAQALGLLLVLAIRLRDRELLPLSALWQTSWLTGWRQMLSLGLPLCLSFIGMALVAGTVVRILGTSATENATYIAAYGVVTRVLGLAFLPQMAIALTTQSITGNNAGAGRVDRTSTALRLAMASAFLWCLGVALVGTFAGAPLGALFTRDTAVIASVAAILRPMTALYAITGPILVLALNFQAMGYPLRTAALTLTKPWLLTPALLVIMNAVAGTGGLWLAFPISDAVLLVVALLMIFRNALIAPVSAATAVKEAT; encoded by the coding sequence ATGTCCGCTGGACCCGCCCCAAATGCTGTTGAAAACCGCTTTCTGACCCGCCCGGTCGGAAGGTTGTTCCTGTCAAATGCTCTGCCCATGGCTGTCGTCATGTCTACGGGCGGCCTGTTGAATGTGATCGACGGGATTTTCGTCGGGCGCTTTGTCGGCGCTCATGCCCTGGCCGCTGTCAGCCTGGCATTCCCGATTGTCATGCTGCTGACGGCGCTGACCACGCTGGCAGGAGGCGGCATGTCCAGCCTTCTCGCCCGTCATCTGGGCGCCGGTTCGCGCCGGGCGGCGGGAGAAGTCTTCGCGGGCGGCCACGGGCTGGCGCTCACCCTCAGCGTGGTGCTGATTGTCGCATCGCTGATCATCGGACCTAGCATCCTTTCCGCCCTCGCAGCCGGGGATGCGGCGCTGGCCGGATCCGCGCAGAACTACCTGTTGATCCTGATCATCGGCGCGCCCATCCAGTTCGGGCTGGGCCTGCATGCAGACGCCCTGCGCAACGAAGGCCGGGCCGGGCATATTGCCCTGCTTTCAGTGCTCGTGAACCTGCTGAACGTCGGCGCAAACTTCATCACCATTGTGATCCTCGGAATGGGTGTCGCAGGCTCCGCGCTCGGCACTGTCGGGGCGCAGGCCCTTGGCCTGTTGCTCGTGCTGGCGATCCGACTGCGTGATCGTGAGCTTCTGCCGCTGAGCGCGCTTTGGCAGACCAGCTGGCTGACGGGATGGCGGCAAATGCTGTCCCTCGGCCTGCCACTTTGCCTGAGCTTCATCGGGATGGCTCTGGTCGCTGGCACGGTTGTTCGCATCCTCGGCACCTCTGCCACCGAAAATGCCACCTATATCGCCGCCTATGGCGTTGTGACGCGGGTTCTCGGGCTGGCCTTCCTGCCGCAGATGGCCATTGCGCTGACCACACAGAGCATCACCGGCAACAACGCTGGGGCTGGTCGGGTGGATCGAACCAGCACAGCCCTACGGCTGGCGATGGCAAGCGCGTTTCTGTGGTGTCTCGGCGTGGCGCTGGTCGGCACCTTTGCGGGCGCGCCCCTTGGCGCGTTGTTCACCCGCGACACAGCGGTCATTGCGAGCGTTGCCGCGATCCTGCGACCGATGACTGCGCTCTACGCCATCACAGGCCCCATTCTGGTGCTTGCGCTGAACTTTCAGGCCATGGGGTATCCTCTGCGGACGGCGGCTCTGACCCTGACGAAACCGTGGCTGCTGACACCGGCCCTGCTCGTCATCATGAATGCCGTGGCAGGGACAGGTGGCCTGTGGCTTGCCTTCCCGATCTCGGATGCCGTGCTGCTCGTCGTGGCTCTGCTTATGATCTTCAGAAACGCCTTGATCGCGCCCGTATCTGCGGCCACAGCTGTGAAGGAGGCAACATGA
- a CDS encoding glyoxalase superfamily protein translates to MKHPSIEAIKTQAKALRQALQAQGTAVSHAQSLELVARQHGARDWNTLHARLIQRNAPPELALGDRVTGQYLGQTYRGKVVSLSGPATHRKVEIALDQPVDTVRFDSFSNWRHRIRGTVGEDGRSARKTSDGTPHLTIEKAPD, encoded by the coding sequence ATGAAACACCCATCCATTGAAGCCATCAAAACGCAAGCCAAGGCGCTCCGGCAGGCCCTGCAGGCGCAGGGAACAGCGGTGAGCCATGCCCAGTCGCTGGAGCTTGTCGCCCGGCAACACGGGGCACGGGACTGGAACACGCTGCATGCCCGCCTCATCCAGCGCAATGCGCCGCCGGAACTCGCTCTGGGCGACCGGGTGACGGGGCAGTATCTGGGGCAGACCTATCGCGGGAAAGTCGTTTCCCTGTCGGGACCGGCCACGCATCGTAAGGTCGAGATCGCGCTGGACCAGCCGGTTGACACGGTGCGCTTCGACAGCTTTTCGAACTGGCGCCACCGCATACGCGGCACGGTCGGGGAAGATGGCCGCAGCGCCCGGAAAACGTCGGACGGCACGCCGCACCTGACCATCGAGAAAGCGCCCGACTGA
- a CDS encoding Ig-like domain-containing protein, with protein sequence MTDFTVIDAAERYYTDNAAPTLSISSSAPLPTNASVIPLTFTFSEIVTGFDASDLTLSSGTGSFSNFSGSGSTYTADLTLSSAGAFQVAVADAAAIDRAGNSGTGATFSGSRDVTAPSAVLSTIPSEVNGPFGVTVTFNEDMTGFALGDFTVVNGAASNLQTVSAQVYSATVTPDADGTVTVSVGAGVATDTAGNGNTASNSRSTTADVTRPTVALDVPTGPVNAPFTLTMTFSEAVNGLTVGDISVSNGAASNLQSTSTTVYTATITPDADGTVTVNFPENAVTDNAGLGNEAATAATNTADLTDPTPTLAATPDFPGTPYTVTISFDEDVTGLELSDFTTSNVDLASLSGSGDTYTLQATGTDFAQSIQLRANTVLDAAGNANIASNIISVVPDGVAPSLTISGVPGTITRGGSFVATFTFTEAVVGFEASDISLTNATMGALSGSGSVYSATITPDDRGDVSVSVAGGAARDVTGELSVAATAFAQLDTSAEESEAIAHFLEARARSLIQNQPDVSRFVTGESAGNAAVSVSRGAGEFSLNSRGNGPLWMAVSGSWSDSDTEDMSYGLASIGYHTELSSGTLIGAMLQYDIAKQEDTAGTTVEGSGWLVGPYFATQIGDHPFYVDGRLLFGETDNDITLSTGQTGSFSGDRMLASLGAQGRVEMEQGWTLIPNLTVSHVSDAQDAYVSGNNIVPDQKVTLTELEAGLDFEVPIFVRQGDLMLDFGVSGVYGHTKGSGAASAYIAEEEGYRGRMDIGLSYDNGNGVRSSGSAFVDGLGGDTDVSSYGLSFEVAFTF encoded by the coding sequence ATGACCGATTTCACGGTGATTGATGCCGCTGAGCGCTACTACACTGACAACGCGGCCCCGACGCTGTCGATCTCATCTTCCGCGCCGCTACCGACCAACGCATCGGTGATCCCGCTCACCTTCACCTTTTCCGAAATTGTGACGGGTTTCGACGCGAGCGATCTGACTCTCAGTTCCGGCACCGGTTCTTTCTCGAATTTCAGCGGCAGCGGGTCGACCTATACCGCCGATTTGACCCTCAGCTCTGCAGGTGCGTTTCAAGTCGCTGTTGCGGATGCAGCCGCCATCGACCGCGCTGGCAATTCGGGCACAGGCGCGACATTCAGTGGGTCTCGGGATGTGACGGCGCCGAGCGCTGTGCTCTCCACCATTCCCTCTGAGGTGAATGGTCCCTTCGGTGTGACAGTGACCTTCAACGAGGACATGACCGGATTTGCGCTTGGCGATTTCACCGTGGTGAACGGCGCCGCGTCAAATCTGCAAACCGTTTCAGCGCAGGTTTATTCTGCCACCGTGACGCCGGATGCCGATGGCACGGTAACCGTGTCTGTGGGGGCAGGGGTCGCGACCGATACGGCGGGCAACGGGAATACCGCTTCCAATTCCCGAAGCACCACGGCGGATGTCACCCGCCCGACAGTCGCGCTCGACGTGCCGACAGGGCCGGTCAACGCGCCCTTCACGCTGACCATGACCTTTTCTGAGGCGGTGAACGGCCTGACCGTCGGAGACATCAGTGTCAGCAATGGCGCGGCCTCGAATTTGCAATCAACCAGCACGACCGTTTACACGGCGACGATCACGCCCGACGCAGACGGCACGGTGACGGTCAATTTTCCTGAGAATGCCGTGACGGACAATGCCGGGTTGGGCAATGAAGCAGCGACGGCTGCGACCAATACGGCTGACCTGACCGATCCGACGCCGACGCTTGCTGCAACGCCGGACTTTCCGGGCACGCCCTACACGGTGACGATCAGTTTCGACGAAGATGTGACAGGGCTGGAGTTGAGCGACTTCACCACCTCGAATGTTGACCTCGCTTCTCTGAGCGGTAGCGGTGACACCTATACTCTTCAGGCTACAGGGACAGATTTCGCGCAATCCATACAGTTGCGCGCAAATACGGTTCTCGACGCTGCGGGCAATGCCAACATTGCCTCGAACATCATCTCCGTGGTGCCCGATGGCGTTGCGCCGAGCCTGACGATTTCGGGCGTTCCGGGGACGATCACGCGAGGCGGGAGTTTCGTTGCGACCTTCACCTTCACAGAGGCTGTCGTTGGCTTCGAGGCGTCGGACATTTCCCTCACCAACGCGACGATGGGCGCACTCTCAGGAAGCGGGTCGGTCTATTCGGCCACCATCACCCCGGATGATCGCGGTGATGTCTCTGTCTCGGTGGCAGGCGGGGCGGCACGCGACGTCACGGGCGAACTGTCCGTGGCGGCCACGGCTTTTGCTCAACTCGACACATCGGCAGAAGAAAGCGAAGCGATTGCGCATTTCCTGGAAGCGCGCGCGCGCAGTCTGATCCAGAACCAGCCGGACGTGTCCCGTTTTGTGACGGGGGAGAGCGCGGGCAACGCCGCCGTAAGCGTGTCGCGTGGGGCAGGGGAGTTCTCGCTCAATTCACGCGGCAACGGTCCTCTGTGGATGGCAGTTTCCGGGTCCTGGTCTGACAGTGATACCGAAGACATGAGCTATGGCCTTGCCTCCATCGGCTACCACACCGAACTGTCTTCGGGCACGCTCATCGGTGCGATGCTGCAATACGATATCGCGAAGCAAGAGGACACGGCAGGGACGACCGTTGAAGGCAGCGGGTGGCTCGTCGGTCCCTATTTCGCAACGCAGATCGGTGATCATCCCTTCTATGTCGACGGGCGGCTGTTGTTTGGGGAGACAGACAACGACATCACCCTGTCGACAGGTCAAACGGGCAGCTTCTCGGGCGACCGTATGCTGGCCTCTCTGGGCGCGCAGGGGCGTGTCGAGATGGAACAGGGCTGGACCCTCATTCCCAATCTGACGGTCAGCCACGTCAGCGATGCGCAGGACGCTTATGTCAGTGGCAACAATATCGTTCCAGATCAGAAGGTGACGCTGACCGAACTCGAGGCAGGGTTGGATTTCGAGGTGCCGATCTTTGTGCGTCAAGGCGATCTGATGCTCGATTTCGGTGTGTCGGGGGTTTACGGGCACACCAAGGGCAGCGGCGCGGCCAGTGCCTATATTGCAGAAGAGGAAGGGTATCGCGGTCGCATGGACATCGGTTTAAGCTATGACAACGGCAATGGCGTCAGGTCGTCTGGTTCCGCCTTTGTCGACGGTCTGGGCGGTGATACCGATGTGTCCAGCTATGGCCTGTCTTTCGAGGTGGCCTTTACGTTCTGA
- a CDS encoding GapR family DNA-binding domain-containing protein codes for MMMTQTPDMDPLYTQAVHLVIGEQRCSTSHIQNRLAIGYNKAARLVERMEEDGIVTSADHVGRRDVVAAELPEAFAQEIDSRRLSGSGLPMKETAADRDVTNTAFRVAADELRQFIERFERLELEKKEITDQQKEVMASAKARGYDTKAMRRIIALRKKSSDEIAEEEAILDMYKDALGMR; via the coding sequence ATGATGATGACCCAAACACCCGACATGGATCCGCTTTACACGCAGGCTGTGCACCTCGTGATCGGGGAGCAGCGCTGCTCGACCTCACACATCCAGAACAGGCTCGCCATTGGCTACAACAAGGCCGCGCGCCTCGTGGAGCGCATGGAAGAGGACGGGATTGTCACCTCTGCCGATCATGTCGGGCGGCGCGATGTGGTGGCTGCAGAGCTGCCCGAGGCCTTTGCCCAGGAGATCGACAGTCGGCGCCTCTCGGGGTCCGGCCTGCCGATGAAGGAAACTGCAGCTGACCGCGACGTCACAAACACCGCCTTTCGCGTGGCTGCCGACGAGCTGCGCCAGTTCATCGAACGCTTTGAGCGGCTGGAGCTGGAAAAGAAAGAGATCACCGATCAGCAGAAAGAGGTGATGGCCAGTGCCAAAGCCCGTGGCTACGACACAAAGGCCATGCGCCGGATCATCGCCCTGCGCAAGAAGTCCTCCGACGAGATCGCAGAGGAAGAGGCCATTCTCGACATGTACAAAGACGCCCTCGGGATGCGCTGA
- a CDS encoding helix-turn-helix domain-containing protein, producing the protein MGEISRLSLSQMPEQPSAPRMIAYVGAREMAELLSVSESTIWDWARKGYIPKPRKLASGSTRWKWVEVEQSIENASGSPAEDDPIMRASRGS; encoded by the coding sequence ATGGGCGAGATCAGTCGACTGTCACTTTCACAGATGCCAGAACAGCCATCAGCGCCACGCATGATCGCCTATGTCGGTGCGCGCGAGATGGCCGAGCTTCTGAGCGTTTCCGAGAGCACGATCTGGGACTGGGCCCGCAAGGGCTATATCCCAAAGCCCCGCAAACTCGCCAGCGGATCGACCCGCTGGAAATGGGTCGAGGTTGAGCAGTCCATCGAAAACGCGTCAGGATCACCCGCAGAAGACGATCCCATCATGAGGGCAAGCCGTGGCAGCTGA